A single window of Mugil cephalus isolate CIBA_MC_2020 chromosome 1, CIBA_Mcephalus_1.1, whole genome shotgun sequence DNA harbors:
- the chd3 gene encoding chromodomain-helicase-DNA-binding protein 3 isoform X1, whose protein sequence is MSSPLRSCEEDEGMVVNSEGGDFDEEDDDGDLDENASDINSPAAPRETATAAAPEEEADISDREVPCRKKGRPKKKKDAKKKDKEGKPAKAKKRKKIDSDVERDSDRERDYGENSDSIASDYGSGEKKKKKKHKERKEKKTKRKKKDDGDRDSSQEETTKQPIEQKTSAQLAKEWGLEDVDHTFTEEDYRELTNYKAFSQFMRPMIAKKNPKIPMSKMMTILGAKWREFSSNNPFKGNAAAVAAAAAAAAIAVAEQVSAATASPEPPLQPPPIRKAKTKEGKGPGYKKRSKSPRVPDKKKALAKAKKMAPIRIKLSPIGAKRKKSCSSEDMDEDESEQEDSSVHSSSVRSDSSGRVKKNKRGRPAKKKKKIPGEEEGDGYETDHQDYCEVCQQGGEIILCDTCPRAYHLVCLEPELDKAPEGKWSCPHCEKEGIQWEAKDEDFEDFEEDSEDRVISEVSVGISTGAEEEEDDHMEFCRVCKDGGELLCCDTCTSSYHIHCLNPPLPEIPNGEWLCPRCKCPPIKGRVQKILHWRWGEPPTPIPVPPAPDAPPDAPPPPPMKGRAEREFFVKLTGQSYWHCTWITELQLEIFHSVMYRNYQRKTDMDEPPSLDYGSGGEDENGVGKSEKRRAKDPQYAILEDKYYKYGIKPEWMMIHRIINHSVDKKGTYHYLVKWRDLTYDQCTWERDDLDIPDFAIYKASYWRHRDSIMKEDPDKPKKMRSKNSEGEDESPASPVTDPTIKYEEQPDFVTSTGGTLHLYQLEGLNWLRFSWAQGTDTILADEMGLGKTIQTIVFLYSLFKEGHTKGPFLVSAPLSTIINWEREFEMWAPDFYVVTYTGDKDSRAIIRENEFSFDDTAVKGGKKTFKLRREAPIKFHVLLTSYELVTIDQTALKSIDWACLVVDEAHRLKNNQSKFFRRLNDYKIDHKLLLTGTPLQNNLEELFHLLNFLTPNRFNNLEGFLEEFADISKEDQIKKLHDLLGPHMLRRLKADVFKNMPAKTELIVRVELSPMQKKYYKLILTKNFEALNSKGGGNQVSLLNIMMDLKKCCNHPYLFPVASMEAQKTPSGAYEGSALTKASGKLTLLQKMLRKLKDQGHRVLVFSQMTKMLDLLEDFLDYEGYKYERIDGGITGALRQEAIDRFNAPGACQFCFLLSTRAGGLGINLATADTVIIFDSDWNPHNDIQAFSRAHRIGQANKVMIYRFVTRASVEERITQVAKRKMMLTHLVVRPGLGSKAGSMTKQELDDILKFGTEELFKDEGEGMKNSSGDKVEDEGNVIHYDSTAIERLLDRSQDATDDSDVQNMNEYLSSFKVAQYMVREEDKIEEIEREIIKQEENVDPDYWEKLLRHHYEQQQEDLASKLGKGKRNRKPVNYNDAAQEDQEWHADISDNQSEYSVGSEEEDEDFDDRPEGRRQSRRQLRNEKDKPLPPLLARVGGNLEVLGFNTRQRKAFLNAVMRWGMPSQDAFSSQWLVRDLRGKTEKEFKAYVSLFMRHLCEPVADGAETFADGVPREGLCRQPVLTRIGVMSLVKKKIQEFEHINGRWSLPELKPEVSVDKSSSRASSPAVKTATPTPDASYNNTPCTSKPATPAPAEKLEKNGKEGEKEEDKEEVEAPLEKERDKEKEEGKEVDGGKTGDPEELSSSTKETSQSASPGQRSEGKEDGDLKEGEKKEASDAPAAAAEETKAQEESKEEAKQPSKQEEVKEERSEGEKAGGEKEEASAATEATDAKEKTEVTDVKKEEVKGEKDAGKEVKAAKEEAPKGNGKPPTERPRFMFNIADGGFTELHTLWQNEERAAISSGKMNEIWHRRHDFWLLAGIVIHGYARWQDIQNDPQFAIVNEPFKSQANKGNFLEMKNKFLARRFKLLEQALVIEEQLRRAAYLNMTQDPSHPAMALNARFAEVECLAESHQHLSKESLAGNKPANAVLHKVLNQLEELLSDMKADVTRLPATLSRVPPIAARLQMSERSILSRLASKGTETHTPPPIPPGPYATPQNYGAPFTPAPPSALHMGGANYSQMPPGSFISEAAAAAGATGGAAGGGGAGGPAAAGVCQKTKEHDVVQRQRVVDLWKDGKSEGAIGLELRMPKSTVHSIIVKYRLSNTVENLPRNGRPKKP, encoded by the exons atgtcctctcctctccggtcCTGTGAGGAAGACGAGGGCATGGTGGTTAATTCCGAGGGAGGAGATTTTgatgaagaagacgacgacgGAGACCTAGACGAGAACGCAAGCGACATAAACTCGCCGGCGGCGCCTCGGGAAACTGCAACGGCAGCCGCGCCAG aggAAGAGGCGGACATATCAGACAGAGAGGTCCCGTGCAGGAAGAAAGGCCggccgaagaagaagaaggatgcgAAGAAGAAGGATAAAGAGGGGAAACCCGCAAAAGCCAAGAAACGCAAGAAGATC GACAGTGACGTAGAGAGGGACTCCGACAGGGAAAGAGACTACGGGGAGAACTCGGACAGCATAGCCAGCGATTATGGCTCCggcgagaagaagaaaaagaagaaacataaagaaaggaaggagaagaaaaccaagaggaagaaaaaagacgACGGGGACCGAGACAGCAGCCAGGAGGAAACGACGAAG CAACCCATAGAGCAGAAGACCTCGGCGCAGCTGGCGAAGGAGTGGGGTCTGGAGGATGTTGATCATACCTTCACAGAGGAGGACTACAGGGAGCTCACCAACTACAAAGCGTTCAGCCAGTTTATGAG GCCAATGATTGCCAAGAAGAACCCTAAGATCCCAATGTCAAAGATGATGACCATCCTCGGGGCCAAGTGGAGGGAGTTCAGCTCTAACAACCCCTTCAAAGGCAACGCCGCTGCCGTCGCGGcggccgccgctgccgccgccatCGCTGTTGCCGAGCAGGTCTCTGCAGCGACCGCCTCGCCCGAGCCCCCGCTCCAGCCGCCGCCGATCAGAAAGGCCAAGACGAAAGAGGGCAAAG GTCCAGGCTATAAGAAGCGCAGTAAAAGTCCTCGAGTTCCAGACAAAAAGAAGGCTCTAGCCAAGGCTAAAAAGATGGCGCCCATTCGTATTAAGCTATCGCCTATAGGCGCTAAGAGGAAGAAGAGCTGCTCG AGCGAGGACATGGACGAGGACGAGTCGGAGCAGGAGGACTCCAGCGTTCACAGCTCCTCGGTTCGCTCTGACAGCTCTGGCAGGGTGAAGAAGAACAAGCGAGGACGGCctgccaagaagaagaagaaaa TCCCAGGCGAGGAGGAAGGGGACGGCTACGAGACGGACCACCAGGACTACTGCGAGGTCTGCCAGCAGGGCGGGGAGATCATCCTGTGCGACACCTGCCCCCGGGCGTACCACCTCGTCTGCCTCGAGCCCGAGCTGGACAAGGCCCCCGAGGGCAAGTGGAGCTGCCCCCACTGC GAAAAAGAAGGAATCCAGTGGGAAGCAAAAGACGAGGACTTTGAGGATTTCGAGGAGGACAGCGAGGACCGGGTGATATCCGAGGTGAGTGTGGGCATCTCCACcggggcggaggaggaggaggacgaccaCATGGAGTTCTGCCGGGTGTGCAAAGACGGCGGCGAACTGCTGTGCTGCGacacctgcacctcctcctACCACATCCACTGTCTGAACCCGCCGCTGCCCGAGATCCCCAACGGAGAGTGGCTGTGTCCGAGATGCAAG TGTCCGCCAATCAAAGGACGCGTCCAGAAGATCCTCCACTGGCGATGGGGGGAGCCTCCCACTCCCATTCCCGTCCCTCCGGCTCCTGACGCTCCACCCGACGCTCCGCCGCCTCCGCCCATGAAAGGCAGAGCCGAGAGGGAGTTCTTCGTCAAGCTGACGGGCCAGTCCTACTGGCACTGCACCTGGATCACCGAGCTGCag CTGGAGATCTTCCACTCGGTGATGTACAGGAACTACCAGAGGAAGACGGACATGGACGAGCCTCCCAGCCTGGACTACGGGTCGGGCGGCGAGGACGAGAACGGCGTGGGGAAGAGTGAGAAGAGGAGGGCCAAAGACCCGCAGTATGCCATCCTGGAGGACAAGTACTACAAATATGGCATCAAGCCTGAGTGGATGATGATCCACCGCATCATCAACCACAG TGTGGATAAGAAGGGGACGTATCATTACCTGGTCAAGTGGAGAGACCTCACCTACGACCAGTGTACCTGGGAGAGGGACGACCTGGATATCCCCGACTTTGCAATTTATAAGGCCAGTTACTGGAGACACAG GGACAGCATCATGAAGGAGGACCCAGACAAACCCAAGAAGATGAGGAGCAAGAACTCGGAGGGTGAAGATGAGTCTCCTGCCTCACCCGTCACTGAT CCGACAATAAAATACGAGGAGCAGCCAGACTTTGTCACGTCGACGGGTGGCACGCTGCATCTGTACCAGCTCGAGGGCCTCAACTGGCTTCGCTTTTCCTGGGCTCAGGGCACTGACACTATCCTGGCAGACGAGATGGGCCTGGGCAAGACCATCCAAACCATTGTCTTCCTCTATTCGCTCTTTAAAGAG GGTCACACTAAAGGTCCGTTCCTGGTCAGCGCTCCGCTCTCCACCATCATCAACTGGGAGCGGGAGTTTGAGATGTGGGCGCCCGACTTCTACGTGGTGACGTACACGGGGGACAAGGACAGCCGAGCCATCATCCGGGAGAACGAGTTCTCTTTCGACGACACGGCCGTTAAAGGTGGAAAGAAGACCTTCAAactgagg CGAGAGGCTCCCATTAAATTCCACGTGCTGCTGACCTCCTATGAGTTGGTGACCATTGATCAGACGGCGCTGAAGTCTATCGACTGGGCCTGTCTGGTGGTGGATGAGGCCCACCGCCTTAAGAACAACCAGTCTAAG TTTTTCAGACGTCTGAATGACTATAAGATCGACCACAAGCTCCTGCTGACAGGAACTCCTCTACAGAACAACCTGGAGGAGCTGTTTCACCTGCTCAACTTCCTCACGCCCAATCGCTTCAA tAACCTTGAGGGCTTTCTGGAAGAGTTTGCCGACATCTCCAAGGAGGACCAGATCAAGAAGCTCCACGACCTGCTGGGGCCTCACATGCTTCGGAGGCTGAAGGCCGACGTCTTCAAGAACATGCCCGCCAAGACTGAGCTGATCGTCAGAGTGGAGCTGAGTCCTATGCAGAA GAAATACTACAAGCTGATTCTGACCAAGAACTTCGAGGCTTTGAACTCAAAAGGTGGAGGAAATCAGGTCTCCCTGCTCAACATTATGATGGATTTAAAGAAGTGCTGCAACCACCCCTACCTCTTCCCCGTCGCCTCCATG gaaGCTCAGAAAACCCCCAGCGGTGCTTACGAGGGCTCCGCCCTCACTAAGGCCTCTGGGAAATTGACGCTGTTGCAAAAGATGCTGAGGAAACTGAAAGATCAAGGGCACCGAGTGCTGGTCTTCTCACAG ATGACTAAAATGCTGGATTTACTAGAAGATTTTCTGGACTATGAAGGTTACAAATATGAGAGAATCGACGGAGGCATCACGGGAGCACTGAGACAAGAGGCCATCGACCGCTTCAACG CTCCTGGTGCTTGCCAGTTTTGTTTCTTGCTCTCCACCAGAGCAGGAGGTTTAGGCATCAACTTGGCCACAGCGGACACCGTCATCATTTTCGACTCTGACTGGAACCCCCACAATGACATTCAG GCGTTCAGTCGAGCTCACCGTATCGGCCAGGCCAATAAGGTTATGATCTACCGCTTCGTGACGCGAGCCAGCGTGGAGGAGCGCATCACCCAGGTGGCCAAGAGGAAGATGATGCTGACTCACCTGGTGGTGCGGCCAGGTCTGGGATCCAAGGCCGGCTCCATGACCAAGCAGGAGCTGGATGACATCCTCAAGTTTGGAACAGAGGAGCTCTTCAAGGACGAGGGCGAAG GTATGAAGAACAGTTCGGGGGATAAAGTTGAGGACGAGGGCAACGTCATCCACTACGACAGCACCGCCATCGAGAGGCTGCTGGACCGAAGCCAGGACGCCACCGACGACTCGGACGTCCAGAACATGAACGAGTACCTCAGCTCCTTCAAGGTGGCCCAGTACATGGTCCGAGAGGAGGACAAG ATCGAGGAGATCGAGCGGGAGATCATCAAACAGGAGGAGAACGTGGACCCGGATTATTGGGAGAAACTGTTGCGGCATCACTACGAGCAGCAGCAAGAGGATCTGGCAAGCAAACTGGGGAAAGGCAAGAGGAACCGCAAGCCTGTCAACTACAACGACGCCGCACAGGAAGACCAAG AGTGGCATGCTGACATTTCAGATAACCAGTCCGAGTATTCGGTGGGAtccgaggaggaggacgaggacttTGATGATCGGCCAGAAG GCCGAAGGCAGTCGCGTCGCCAGCTGAGGAACGAGAAGGATAaacctctgcctcctcttctgGCCAGAGTGGGAGGCAACCTTGAG GTGCTGGGCTTTAACACACGCCAGCGCAAAGCCTTCCTGAACGCAGTGATGCGATGGGGGATGCCGTCCCAGGACGCGTTCTCCTCTCAGTGGCTCGTTAGAGACCTCAGGGGAAAGACCGAGAAAGAATTCAA agcTTACGTGTCCCTCTTCATGCGCCACCTGTGCGAGCCGGTCGCCGACGGGGCCGAGACGTTCGCCGACGGCGTCCCCAGGGAGGGCCTGTGCCGCCAGCCGGTCCTCACCCGCATCGGCGTGATGTCGCTCGTCAAGAAGAAG ATCCAGGAGTTTGAGCACATCAACGGGCGGTGGAGCCTTCCAGAGCTGAAGCCCGAGGTCAGCGTAGACAAATCCTCGTCCAGGGCCTCCTCTCCCGCCGTGAAGACGGCCACGCCCACCCCCGACGCCAGCTATAACAACACCCCGTGCACCTCCAAGCCAG CGACCCCGGCTCCGGCGGAGAAGCTGGAAAAGAacgggaaggagggagagaaggaggaggacaaggaggaagTTGAGGCCCcactggagaaggagagagacaaggagaaggaggaagggaaagaggTGGATGGCGGCAAGACTGGAGACCCTGAAGAG CTTTCCTCCTCGACAAAAGAGACGTCACAAAGCGCATCCCCCGGTCAAAGGAGCGAAGGCAAAGAAGACGGCGACCTGAAAGAGGGCGAGAAGAAAGAAGCGAGCGACGCTCCGGCCGCCGCAGCCGAAGAGACGAAGGCGCAGGAGGAGAGTAAAGAGGAGGCGAAGCAGCCGTCTAAGCAAGAAGAGGTCAAGGAAGAGAgatcag aaggagagaaggctgggggggagaaggaggaagccTCCGCGGCAACAGAAGCGACGGATGCCAAGGAAAAGACAGAGGTGACTGATGTGAAAAAAG AGGAGGTCAAAGGTGAAAAGGATGCTGGGAAAGAGGTCAAAGCCGCGAAGGAGGAGGCGCCCAAGGGTAACGGAAAGCCTCCGACTGAGCGACCTCGTTTCATGTTCAACATCGCGGATGGAGGCTTCACCG AGCTGCACACTCTCTGGCAGAACGAGGAGCGGGCTGCCATCTCCTCCGGGAAGATGAACGAGATCTGGCACCGCCGACACGACTTCTGGCTGCTGGCGGGAATCGTGAT ACATGGCTACGCTCGGTGGCAGGACATCCAGAACGACCCTCAGTTCGCCATCGTCAACGAGCCTTTCAAGTCGCAGGCGAATAAAGGCAACTTCCTGGAGATGAAGAACAAGTTCTTGGCTCGACGCTTCAAG CTGTTGGAGCAGGCGCTGGTGATCGAGGAGCAGTTGCGGCGGGCTGCTTACCTAAACATGACCCAGGACCCGAGCCACCCGGCCATGGCGCTCAACGCGCGCTTTGCGGAGGTGGAGTGCCTGGCGGAGTCGCACCAGCACCTCAGCAAGGAGTCGCTGGCGGGCAACAAGCCGGCCAACGCTGTCCTGCACAAAG TGTTGAACCagttggaggagctgctgagcGACATGAAGGCGGACGTGACTCGGCTACCGGCCACGCTGTCCAGGGTCCCGCCCATCGCCGCCCGCCTGCAAATGTCCGAGAGGAGCATCCTCAGCCGACTGGCCAGCAAGGGCACCGAGACGCACACCCCCCCG CCCATACCTCCGGGACCCTACGCCACACCGCAGAACTACGGAGCCCCCTTCACCCCGGCCCCCCCGAGCGCCCTGCACATGGGAGGGGCCAACTACAGTCAGATGCCGCCCGGAtccttcatatcag